The Zingiber officinale cultivar Zhangliang chromosome 10A, Zo_v1.1, whole genome shotgun sequence genome contains a region encoding:
- the LOC122028240 gene encoding CBL-interacting serine/threonine-protein kinase 5-like encodes MGKEGEQTRGEVRRLLFGKYEIGRVLGKGTFARVYYARELSSGESVAVKVIDKEQARREAGMMEQIRREIKVMRLVRHPNVVDLREVMATKTRIFFVMEYVRGGELFARVARGRLPEDQARRYFHQLISAVDFCHSHGVSHRDLKPENLLLDDHGDLKISDFGLSALPEQLRHDGLLHTQCGTPAYVAPEVLRRRGYDGAKADLWSCGVILFVLLAGFLPFQDESLMQMYQKVFKAEYRIPPWFSGQASRLVSRLLVVNPDKRILIPAILQFPWFKKGSFRPSPLQISKLPPPPLTQLEEEAKVATPRFYNAFELISSMSSGFDLSGLFESQQRAATVFTSRSPAATIVERLETAGRELGLAVVRTKSFMVRMEGTAEGWKRRLAVEAEVFEFAAEVAVVEFTNVASDTFEYAKFIEEEIRSGLTDIIWLWQGDDKADAGGGGKPFKNPQS; translated from the coding sequence ATGGGGAAGGAAGGGGAGCAGACGAGAGGAGAGGTGAGGAGGTTGCTGTTCGGCAAGTACGAGATTGGGAGGGTCTTGGGGAAAGGGACGTTCGCCAGGGTGTACTACGCCCGCGAGCTCAGCTCCGGCGAGAGCGTGGCTGTCAAGGTGATCGACAAAGAGCAGGCCCGGCGGGAGGCCGGAATGATGGAGCAGATCCGGCGGGAGATCAAGGTGATGCGCCTCGTCCGCCACCCCAACGTGGTGGACCTCCGGGAGGTGATGGCCACCAAGACCCGCATCTTCTTCGTGATGGAGTACGTCCGCGGTGGCGAACTCTTCGCCCGCGTCGCCCGCGGCCGGCTGCCAGAGGACCAAGCCCGCCGCTACTTCCACCAGTTGATCTCAGCTGTCGACTTCTGCCACAGCCACGGAGTCTCCCACCGGGACCTCAAGCCCGAGAATCTCCTCCTCGACGACCACGGCGACCTCAAAATCTCCGACTTCGGCCTCTCGGCACTGCCGGAGCAGCTCAGACATGATGGTCTCCTCCACACGCAGTGTGGTACCCCGGCCTACGTCGCGCCGGAGGTCCTCCGCCGCCGAGGCTACGACGGCGCAAAGGCTGATCTGTGGTCCTGCGGCGTCATCCTCTTCGTCCTCCTCGCCGGATTCCTCCCATTCCAAGACGAGAGCCTGATGCAGATGTACCAGAAGGTGTTCAAAGCGGAGTACCGAATTCCGCCTTGGTTCTCCGGCCAAGCCAGCCGCCTTGTCTCCCGCCTCCTCGTCGTCAATCCTGATAAGCGTATCTTAATCCCTGCCATACTGCAGTTTCCCTGGTTCAAAAAGGGATCTTTCCGCCCGTCGCCCTTACAAATCTCTAAGCTACCACCACCGCCGCTGACGCAGTTGGAGGAGGAAGCAAAGGTAGCGACGCCGAGGTTTTACAACGCCTTCGAGCTAATCTCCAGCATGTCCTCTGGGTTCGACCTCTCGGGACTGTTCGAGAGCCAGCAGAGGGCGGCAACGGTGTTCACATCGCGGTCGCCAGCGGCGACGATCGTGGAGAGGCTGGAGACGGCAGGGCGGGAGCTCGGCCTCGCAGTGGTGCGAACCAAGTCGTTCATGGTGAGGATGGAAGGAACAGCGGAGGGATGGAAAAGGCGGTTGGCGGTGGAGGCGGAGGTGTTCGAGTTTGCGGCAGAGGTGGCGGTGGTGGAGTTCACAAACGTCGCCAGCGACACATTCGAGTACGCCAAGTTCATCGAGGAGGAGATTCGGTCGGGGCTAACGGACATAATCTGGCTATGGCAGGGCGACGACAAAGCTGACGCCGGCGGCGGAGGTAAGCCGTTTAAAAATCCGCAGAGTTGA